A section of the Pedobacter sp. HDW13 genome encodes:
- the der gene encoding ribosome biogenesis GTPase Der, with translation MSNIIAIVGRPNVGKSTLFNRLTESRKAIVDDMSGVTRDRHYGVGEWTDKQFTVIDTGGYVANSEDVYEAAIREQVLIAIEEASVLIFMVDVTTGITDLDDDIAQVLRRSDKPVFVAANKVDNTALYNEIHTFYGFGLGEVYPLSSMTGSGTGELLDEIVKKFDDIPEEENQLPKITIAGRPNVGKSSLVNALIGKERNIVTANAGTTRDSIKIHYNQFGHEFMLIDTAGLRKKTKVKENLEFYSVMRTIKALEEADVVVLMIDAQEGIESQDINIFHLAEKNKKGIVILVNKWDLIEKNTQTMKAFEDQIKERIRPFTDVPIIFTSVLNKQRIFKAIEAALDVYKNRGKKIPTSKLNDVMLPLIESFPPPALKGKHIKIKYITQINGTSPMFAFFCNLPQYIKDPYKRFIENKLRENFDFAGSPIQIFFRQK, from the coding sequence ATGAGTAATATTATAGCCATCGTAGGCAGGCCAAACGTAGGCAAGAGCACCCTTTTTAACCGATTAACCGAAAGCCGTAAAGCCATTGTAGATGATATGAGCGGTGTAACCCGCGACAGACATTACGGAGTGGGAGAGTGGACCGATAAGCAATTTACCGTAATTGATACTGGTGGTTATGTAGCCAATTCAGAAGATGTTTACGAAGCTGCAATTCGCGAGCAGGTATTAATCGCCATTGAAGAGGCCAGTGTGTTAATTTTCATGGTAGATGTAACTACCGGTATTACTGATTTAGACGATGATATTGCACAGGTTTTACGCAGAAGCGATAAGCCTGTTTTTGTTGCGGCAAATAAAGTAGATAACACTGCACTTTATAACGAAATACACACTTTTTATGGTTTTGGTTTAGGCGAGGTTTACCCTTTATCGTCGATGACGGGCTCAGGAACGGGAGAATTGCTGGATGAAATTGTCAAAAAATTTGATGATATCCCTGAGGAAGAAAACCAGTTGCCGAAAATTACCATTGCTGGTCGCCCGAATGTGGGTAAATCTTCTTTGGTAAATGCTTTAATCGGTAAAGAAAGAAATATTGTTACTGCTAATGCAGGTACTACCCGCGATTCGATTAAAATTCACTACAACCAGTTTGGGCATGAGTTTATGTTAATTGATACTGCCGGACTGCGTAAAAAAACAAAGGTTAAAGAAAACCTTGAATTTTATTCGGTAATGCGTACCATCAAAGCTTTAGAAGAAGCTGATGTGGTAGTATTGATGATTGATGCACAGGAAGGAATTGAGAGCCAGGATATCAATATCTTCCATTTGGCTGAGAAGAACAAAAAAGGTATCGTAATTTTGGTAAACAAATGGGATTTGATTGAAAAGAATACCCAAACGATGAAAGCTTTCGAAGATCAGATTAAAGAACGCATTCGTCCGTTTACTGATGTGCCGATCATTTTTACTTCGGTATTAAATAAGCAACGTATTTTCAAGGCTATTGAAGCTGCTTTGGATGTTTATAAGAATCGTGGAAAGAAAATTCCTACTTCGAAGTTAAACGATGTAATGTTGCCATTGATTGAGAGTTTCCCACCACCGGCATTAAAGGGTAAACACATTAAAATCAAATACATTACGCAGATTAACGGAACATCGCCAATGTTTGCTTTCTTCTGTAATTTACCACAATACATCAAAGATCCGTATAAACGTTTTATCGAGAATAAACTGAGAGAGAATTTTGATTTCGCGGGTTCGCCGATCCAGATTTTCTTCAGACAGAAATAA
- the era gene encoding GTPase Era, which translates to MAHKAGFVSIIGKPNVGKSTLMNVLVGERLSIITPKAQTTRHRILGIVNEEEYQIVFSDTPGIIKPKYSLQESMMSFVNGSLTDADVLLFVTDINEVHDEDDVLEKILNKDIPTIVLINKIDQATQEQVDEKIAYWNEKLKPVAIYAISALHKHNVDGLLDRVLEMLPEHPPYYDKEDLTDRSERFFVSEIVREKIFLNYQKEIPYSTEVIVKSFKEEPLKNGKGEMIRISAEIVVERDSQKNILIGTGGSMLKKVGTEARIEIEKFLDAKVFLELFVKVIPDWRSKKNYLKSFGYDN; encoded by the coding sequence ATGGCGCATAAAGCAGGTTTTGTTAGTATAATAGGTAAACCCAATGTAGGTAAATCAACCTTAATGAATGTGCTTGTAGGCGAACGACTTAGTATTATTACACCTAAGGCTCAAACTACAAGGCACCGTATTTTAGGAATTGTAAATGAAGAAGAATATCAGATCGTTTTTTCTGATACCCCCGGTATAATTAAGCCAAAATACAGTTTGCAGGAAAGTATGATGAGCTTCGTTAACGGATCTTTAACAGATGCGGATGTACTTTTATTTGTAACCGATATTAATGAAGTGCATGATGAAGATGATGTGCTGGAGAAAATCCTGAACAAGGATATTCCAACAATTGTGTTGATTAATAAGATAGATCAGGCTACGCAGGAGCAGGTGGACGAGAAAATTGCTTACTGGAACGAGAAATTAAAGCCAGTTGCCATTTATGCCATTTCTGCGCTGCATAAACACAATGTGGATGGTTTGCTGGATCGCGTTTTGGAAATGCTGCCTGAACACCCACCTTATTACGATAAAGAAGATTTAACCGATCGCTCTGAGCGTTTTTTTGTTTCTGAAATCGTGCGCGAAAAAATCTTTTTAAACTATCAGAAAGAAATTCCTTACAGTACCGAGGTAATTGTAAAAAGCTTTAAAGAAGAGCCGCTTAAAAATGGCAAAGGTGAGATGATTAGAATAAGTGCTGAAATTGTGGTAGAACGCGATTCGCAAAAGAATATTTTGATTGGTACTGGTGGCAGCATGTTGAAGAAAGTTGGTACTGAAGCGCGGATTGAAATTGAGAAGTTTTTAGATGCCAAGGTTTTTCTTGAGTTGTTTGTTAAGGTTATTCCCGATTGGAGAAGTAAAAAGAACTATCTAAAAAGTTTCGGATACGATAATTAA
- a CDS encoding TlpA disulfide reductase family protein, which translates to MKKSITILLLFVSAVVAAQESNNGKKLWAKSILNEKAPELVVEKWISKQPDTKGKFVLIDFWATWCGPCRAYIPSLNDIQKKYADKVVIIGVSDESAEKVEAFNNPKINYFEAIDTKAAVKNQLEVKGIPHAILIDPKGIVRWEGFPLLKDNELTEEVLKGLLEKYKN; encoded by the coding sequence ATGAAGAAAAGCATAACGATCTTGTTGTTGTTCGTAAGCGCGGTTGTTGCCGCCCAAGAATCGAACAATGGTAAAAAGCTTTGGGCCAAATCAATCCTGAACGAAAAAGCGCCAGAGCTGGTTGTCGAAAAATGGATTTCGAAACAGCCCGATACCAAAGGTAAATTTGTGTTAATTGACTTTTGGGCAACCTGGTGTGGTCCGTGCAGGGCATACATTCCTTCGTTAAACGATATTCAGAAAAAGTACGCCGATAAAGTAGTTATTATAGGCGTTTCTGATGAATCTGCCGAAAAAGTAGAAGCTTTTAATAATCCTAAAATTAATTACTTCGAAGCAATCGATACCAAAGCTGCTGTGAAAAATCAGCTGGAGGTTAAAGGTATTCCGCATGCCATTTTAATCGATCCGAAGGGTATTGTGCGTTGGGAAGGTTTTCCATTATTAAAGGATAATGAACTCACCGAGGAAGTGCTTAAAGGACTTTTAGAGAAGTATAAAAATTAA